Proteins found in one Muntiacus reevesi chromosome 2, mMunRee1.1, whole genome shotgun sequence genomic segment:
- the SEMA4G gene encoding semaphorin-4G: protein MWGRLWPLLLSFLTATAVPGPSLRRPSRELDATPRMTIPYEELSGTRHFKGQAQNYSTLLLEEASARLLVGARGALFSLNAHDIGDGTHKEIHWEASPEMQSKCHQKGKNNQTECFNHVRFLQRLNATHLYACGTHAFQPLCAAIDAETFTLPTSFEEGKEKCPYDPARGFTGLIIDGGLYTATRYEFRSIPDIRRSRHPHSLRTEEAPMHWLNDAEFVFSVLVRESQASAVGDDDKVYYFFTERAAEEGAGSFAQSRSSHRVARVARVCKGDLGGKKILQKKWTSFLKARLICHIPQYETLRSVCSLQADTSAHTHFYAAFTLTTQWKTLEASAICRYDLAEVQAVFAGPYMEYQDGVRRWGRYEGGVPEPRPGSCITDSLRSRGYNSSQDLPSLVLDFVKLHPLMARPVVPARGRPLLLKRSVRYTHLTGTSVSTPAGPTYDLLFLGTADGWIHKAVVLGSGMHIIEETQVFKEPQSVENLVISPMQHSLYVGAPSGIIQLPLSSCSRYRSCYDCILARDPYCGWDPSTHACMVTTTVANRSQSSRTALIQDMERGNRGCEGNRDTGPPPPLKTRSVLRGDDVLLPCDQPSNLARALWLLNGSMGLSDGQDGYRVGVDGLLVTDTQPEHSGHYGCYADENGLRTLLASYSLTVRPATPAPAPQAPAMPGAQLAPDVRLLYVLAIAALGGLCLILASSLFYVACLRGGGRGHHRKYSLGRAGRAGGSAVQLQTVSGQCPGEEDDGDDGEGAGSLEGGCLQIIPGEGTPAPPPPPPPPPPTELTNGLVTLPSRLRRMNGNSYVLLRQSNNGVPAGPCSFAEELSRILEKRKHTHLVEHLDESSV from the exons ATGTGGGGGAGGCTCTGGCCCCTCCTCCTGAGCTTCCTCACAGCAACTGCAGTCCCTGGACCCTCACTGCGGAGACCATCCAGAGAACTAGATGCCACCCCGCGGATGACCATCCCCTACGAAG AGCTCTCTGGGACCCGGCACTTCAAGGGCCAAGCCCAGAACTACTCAACACTGCTGCTGGAGGAGGCCTCCGCACGGCTGCTGGTGGGAGCCCGAGGTGCCCTGTTCTCTCTCAATGCGCACGACATAGGAGACGGGACTCACAAAGAG ATTCACTGGGAGGCCTCCCCAGAGATGCAAAGCAAATGTCatcaaaaagggaaaaacaaccAG ACCGAGTGTTTCAACCATGTGCGATTCCTGCAGCGACTCAATGCCACCCACCTCTACGCATGTGGGACTCACGCCTTCCAGCCTCTCTGTGCAGCCATT GATGCTGAGACCTTCACCTTGCCAACCAGCTtcgaggaggggaaggagaagtgTCCTTATGACCCAGCCCGCGGCTTCACTGGCCTCATCATTG ATGGAGGCCTCTACACAGCCACTCGGTATGAATTCCGGAGCATCCCTGACATCCGCCGGAGCCGGCATCCACACTCCCTGAGGACGGAGGAGGCACCGATGCACTGGCTCAATG ATGCTGAGTTTGTGTTCTCCGTCCTGGTGCGGGAGAGCCAGGCCAGTGCCGTGGGTGATGACGACAAAGTTTACTACTTCTTCACGGAGCGTGCTGCTGAGGAGGGTGCAGGCAGCTTTGCTCAGAGCCGCAGCAGTCACCGTGTGGCCCGTGTGGCCCGCGTGTGCAAG GGAGACCTGGGAGGGAAGAAGATCCTGCAGAAGAAGTGGACCTCCTTCTTGAAGGCGCGCCTTATCTGCCACATCCCACAGTACGAGACGCTGCGCAGTGTCTGCAGCCTGCAAGCTGAtacctcagcacacacacacttctatgCGGCCTTCACGCTGACCACACAGTG GAAGACCCTGGAGGCCTCAGCCATATGCCGCTATGACCTGGCCGAGGTGCAGGCTGTCTTTGCAGGCCCCTACATGGAATACCAGGATGGTGTCCGGCGCTGGGGCCGCTATGAGGGTGGGGTGCCAGAGCCCCGGCCTGGCTCG TGCATTACAGATTCATTGCGAAGCCGAGGCTACAACTCATCCCAGGACTTGCCatctctggtcctggactttgtgAAGTTACACCCACTGATGGCTCGGCCTGTGGTGCCCGCACGCGGACGGCCCCTGCTGCTCAAGCGCAGTGTGCGCTACACACACCTCACGGGGACATCTGTCAGCACACCCGCCGGACCCACCTATGACCTGCTCTTTCTGGGCACAG CTGATGGCTGGAtccacaaggctgtggtcctgggcTCTGGGATGCACATTATTGAAGAGACACAGGTGTTCAAGGAGCCCCAGTCTGTGGAGAACCTGGTCATCTCTCCGATGCAG CATAGCCTCTACGTGGGGGCCCCAAGTGGCATCATCCAGCTACCATTGTCCAGCTGCTCCCGCTACCGCTCCTGCTATGACTGCATCCTGGCCCGGGACCCCTACTGTGGCTGGGACCCCAGCACCCATGCCTGCATGGTGACCACCACTGTAGCCAACAGGTCCCAGAGTAGCAG GACAGCACTCATACAGGACATGGAAAGAGGAAACCGAGGCTGCGAGGGCAACAGGGACACAG ggccaccaccaccactgaaGACCCGTTCTGTGCTCCGGGGCGATGATGTCCTGTTGCCCTGTGACCAGCCATCCAACCTGGCCCGGGCCTTGTGGCTGCTCAATGGGAGCATGGGCCTGAGCGATGGGCAGGATGGCTACCGCGTGGGTGTGGATGGGCTGCTGGTAACAGACACGCAGCCTGAGCACAGCGGCCACTACGGCTGCTATGCTGACGAGAACGGCCTCCGCACCCTGCTGGCCTCCTACAGCCTCACGGTGCGGCCAGCCACtccagcccctgctccacaagCCCCTGCCATGCCTGGGGCGCAGCTGGCTCCGGATGTGCGGCTGCTCTATGTGTTAGCCATTGCTGCACTTGGTGGCCTCTGCCTCATCCTGGCTTCCTCCCTCTTCTACGTGGCCTGTCTTCGGGGAGGTGGACGAGGGCACCATCGAAAATACTCACTGGGTCGGGCTGGCCGGGCAGGGGGCTCTGCTGTGCAGCTGCAGACGGTCTCAGGCCAGTGTCCTGGAGAGGAAGACGATGGTGAtgatggggagggggctgggagtcTGGAGGGTGGCTGCCTCCAGATCATCCCCGGAGAGGGAACCccagccccgccgccgccgccccccccaccaccaccaactgAGCTGACCAATGGGCTGGTGACGCTGCCCAGCCGGCTGCGCAGGATGAATGGCAACAGCTACGTGCTCCTGAGGCAGAGCAACAATGGAGTGCCGGCGGGGCCCTGCTCCTTCGCGGAGGAGCTCAGCCGCATCCTGGAGAAGAGGAAGCACACACATCTCGTAGAGCACCTGGATGAGAGCTCTGTCtga
- the MRPL43 gene encoding large ribosomal subunit protein mL43 yields the protein MTARGTASRFLTSVLHNGLGRYVQQLQRLSFSLSRDAPSSRGVREFVEREVADFARRNPGVVIYVNPRPCCVPRVVAEYLNGAVREESLNCKSVEEIATLVQKLADQSGLDVIRIRKPFHTDSPSIQGQWHPFTNKPTALGGLRPREVQNPAPTQRPAQ from the exons ATGACGGCCCGCGGGACCGCGAGCCGCTTCCTGACCAGCGTCCTGCACAACGGGCTGGGTCGCTACGTGCAGCAGCTGCAGCGCCTCAGCTTTAGCCTCAGCCGTGACGCGCCCTCGTCCCGCGGCGTCAG GGAGTTCGTGGAACGGGAGGTGGCCGACTTCGCCCGCCGGAATCCCGGGGTCGTCATATATGTGAACCCGCGGCCGTGCTGTGTGCCGAGAGTAGTGGCCGAATACC TTAATGGAGCTGTGCGCGAGGAGAGCCTCAACTGCAAGTCGGTTGAGGAGATCGCCACGCTGGTGCAGAAGCTGGCCGACCAGTCGGGCTTGGACGTGATCCGCATCCGCAAGCCCTTCCACACGGACAGTCCTAGCATCCAGGGCCAGTGGCACCCCTTCACCAACAAGCCGACAGCACTGGGCGGGCTGCGCCCTCGAGAGGTCCAGAATCCTGCCCCGACCCAGCGGCCAGCACAATGA
- the TWNK gene encoding twinkle mtDNA helicase isoform X1 translates to MWVLLRSGYPLRILLPLRGAWMGRRGLPRSLTPGPPRRRYRKEALPALEAPVLPVTTTEIRQYLRARGIPFQDGHSCLRAPSPFVGASKLKDQTGAATSFSLFIDKTTGRFLCMTTLAEGSWEDFQASVEGQGDGAKEGVLLSEAPEAEDSEEVRRIWDRAIPLWELPEPEEAQLARMMFGLTKVTDDTLKRFSVRYLRPARRLVFPWFSPGGLGLRGLKLLGAETQGGGVQYVETTIPRPGAYHNLFGLPLISRRDVEVVLTSRELDSLALSQSTGLPTLALPRGTACLPPALLPYLEQFRRVVLWLGNDLRSWEAAKLFARKLNPKRCSLVRPGDQQPSPLEALNQGLNLSRILRTALPAWHKSIVSFRQLREEVLGELSNVEQAAGVRWSRFPDLNRLLKGHRKGELTVFTGPTGSGKTTFISEYALDLCTQGVNTLWGSFEISNVRLARVMLTQFAVGRLEEQLDKYDEWADRFEDLPLYFMTFHGQQSIRTVIDTMQHAVYVYDICHVVIDNLQFMMGHEQLSTDRIAAQDYIVGAFRKFATDSSCHVTLVIHPRKEDDDKELQTASIFGSAKASQEADNVLILQDRKLVTGPGKRYLQVSKNRFDGDVGVFPLEFNKSSLTFSIPPKSKARLKKIKDDNGLVAKKPSSGKKGAMPQISDTCSNQARNPNQPDFSKPSR, encoded by the exons ATGTGGGTCCTCCTCCGAAGCGGATACCCCCTCCGCATCCTGCTGCCCCTGCGTGGGGCGTGGATGGGACGGAGAGGCCTGCCCCGAAGCTTGACCCCTGGCCCTCCTCGCAGACGGTACAGGAAGGAGGCTCTTCCCGCCTTGGAGGCACCAGTGTTGCCTGTAACCACAACTGAAATCCGCCAGTATTTGCGGGCCCGTGGGATCCCCTTCCAGGATGGACACAGCTGCCTGCGTGCACCGAGTCCTTTTGTGGGGGCCTCAAAACTCAAGGACCAGACTGGTGCAGCCACTTCTTTCAGCCTGTTCATTGACAAGACCACGGGCCGCTTTCTCTGCATGACCACCCTAGCAGAGGGGAGCTGGGAAGACTTCCAGGCCAGCGTGGAGGGGCAAGGGGATGGGGCCAAAGAAGGGGTCCTACTCAGTGAGGCCCCAGAAGCTGAGGACAGTGAGGAGGTCCGGAGGATCTGGGACCGAGCCATACCTCTCTGGGAGCTACCTGAGCCAGAGGAGGCCCAGCTAGCTCGCATGATGTTTGGCCTCACCAAAGTGACAGATGACACACTTAAGCGTTTCAGCGTGCGCTATCTGCGGCCTGCTCGAAGGCTTGTCTTCCCTTGGTTCTCCCCTGGAGGTTTGGGATTGCGAGGCCTGAAGCTACTAGGGGCCGAAACCCAGGGCGGTGGGGTGCAGTATGTGGAGACCACCATTCCCCGGCCTGGTGCCTACCACAACCTGTTTGGGTTACCACTGATCAGTCGACGAGATGTTGAAGTGGTATTGACGAGTCGTGAGCTGGACAGTCTGGCCTTGAGCCAGTCCACAGGGCTGCCCACTCTAGCCCTACCCCGAGGAACAGCCTGCTTACCCCCTGCCCTGCTTCCTTACCTCGAACAGTTCCGACGGGTTGTGCTCTGGCTGGGGAATGACCTTCGGTCCTGGGAAGCTGCCAAGTTGTTTGCCCGAAAACTGAACCCCAAACGATGCTCCTTGGTGCGGCCTGGAGACCAGCAACCCTCTCCCCTGGAGGCTCTGAACCAAGGCTTAAACCTTTCTCGTATCCTGCGTACTGCCCTGCCCGCCTGGCACAAGTCTATTGTGTCTTTCCGGCAGCTTCGGGAGGAGGTGCTAGGAGAACTGTCAAACGTGGAACAGGCAGCTGGTGTTCGCTGGAGCCGCTTCCCAGACCTCAATCGTCTCTTGAAGGGACATCGGAAGGGCGAGCTGACAGTCTTCACAG GGCCAACAGGCAGTGGAAAAACAACATTCATCAGTGAGTATGCCCTGGATTTGTGTACCCAAGGAGTGAACACGCTGTGGGGTAGCTTTGAGATCAGCAACGTGAGACTAGCCCGTGTCATGCTGACACAGTTCGCTGTGGGACGACTGGAAGAGCAACTCGACAAATATGATGAGTGGGCTGACCGCTTTGAGGACTTGCCCCTCTATTTCATGACTTTTCATGGGCAACAGAGCATCAG GACTGTAATAGACACAATGCAACATGCAGTCTATGTTTACGACATTTGTCATGTGGTCATCGACAATCTGCAGTTCATGATGGGTCATGAGCAGCTGTCCACAGACAG GATTGCAGCTCAAGACTACATTGTCGGGGCCTTTCGGAAGTTTGCAACAGACAGTAGCTGCCATGTAACACTGGTCATTCACCCCCGAAAAGAGGATGATGATAAAGAACTACAGACAGCATCCATTTTTGGCTCAGCCAAA GCAAGTCAGGAAGCAGACAACGTTCTGATCCTGCAGGACAGGAAACTGGTAACTGGGCCAGGGAAACGGTATCTGCAGGTGTCCAAGAACCGCTTTGATGGAGATGTAGGTGTCTTCCCACTTGAATTCAACAAGAGTTCTCTCACCTTCTCCATACCACCAAAGAGCAAGGCCCGGCTCAAGAAGATCAAGGATGACAATGGACTAGTGGCCAAAAAACCCTCTTCTGGCAAAAAGGGGGCTATGCCCCAGATCTCTGACACTTGTTCCAACCAGGCCCGCAACCCCAACCAGCCAGACTTTTCCAAGCCTTCAAGATGA
- the TWNK gene encoding twinkle mtDNA helicase isoform X2 — MLTQFAVGRLEEQLDKYDEWADRFEDLPLYFMTFHGQQSIRTVIDTMQHAVYVYDICHVVIDNLQFMMGHEQLSTDRIAAQDYIVGAFRKFATDSSCHVTLVIHPRKEDDDKELQTASIFGSAKASQEADNVLILQDRKLVTGPGKRYLQVSKNRFDGDVGVFPLEFNKSSLTFSIPPKSKARLKKIKDDNGLVAKKPSSGKKGAMPQISDTCSNQARNPNQPDFSKPSR, encoded by the exons ATGCTGACACAGTTCGCTGTGGGACGACTGGAAGAGCAACTCGACAAATATGATGAGTGGGCTGACCGCTTTGAGGACTTGCCCCTCTATTTCATGACTTTTCATGGGCAACAGAGCATCAG GACTGTAATAGACACAATGCAACATGCAGTCTATGTTTACGACATTTGTCATGTGGTCATCGACAATCTGCAGTTCATGATGGGTCATGAGCAGCTGTCCACAGACAG GATTGCAGCTCAAGACTACATTGTCGGGGCCTTTCGGAAGTTTGCAACAGACAGTAGCTGCCATGTAACACTGGTCATTCACCCCCGAAAAGAGGATGATGATAAAGAACTACAGACAGCATCCATTTTTGGCTCAGCCAAA GCAAGTCAGGAAGCAGACAACGTTCTGATCCTGCAGGACAGGAAACTGGTAACTGGGCCAGGGAAACGGTATCTGCAGGTGTCCAAGAACCGCTTTGATGGAGATGTAGGTGTCTTCCCACTTGAATTCAACAAGAGTTCTCTCACCTTCTCCATACCACCAAAGAGCAAGGCCCGGCTCAAGAAGATCAAGGATGACAATGGACTAGTGGCCAAAAAACCCTCTTCTGGCAAAAAGGGGGCTATGCCCCAGATCTCTGACACTTGTTCCAACCAGGCCCGCAACCCCAACCAGCCAGACTTTTCCAAGCCTTCAAGATGA
- the LZTS2 gene encoding leucine zipper putative tumor suppressor 2 isoform X1 — MAIVQTLPVPLEPAPEAATAPQAPAMGSVSSLISGRPCPGGPAPPRHHGPPGPTFFRQQDGLLRGGYEAQEPLCPAVPPRKAVPGTNFTYVNEDFRTESPPSPSSDLEDAREQRARNAHLRGPPPKLIPVSGKLEKNMEKIVIRPTAFKPVLPKPRGVPSLPSFLGPRATGPSGSQGSLTQLFGGPASSSSSSSSSAADKPLILSGWASGCPSGTLSDSGRNSLSSLPTYSTGGAEPATNSPGGHLPSHGPGRGALPGPARGAPTGPSHSDSGRSSSSKSTGSLGGRVAGGLLGSGPRASPDSSSCGERSPPPPPPPPPPSDEALLHCVLEGKLRDRETELQQLRDSLDESEVTMCQVYEERQRHWPREREALREDGVAQAQRAQRAQQLLQLQVFQLQQEKRQLQDDFAQLLQEREQLERRCAAFEREQRELGPRLEETKWEVCQKSGEISLLKQQLKESQAELVQKGSELVALRVALREARAALRVSEGRARGLQEAARTRELELEACSQELQRHRQEAERLREKAGQLDSEAAGLREPPVPPATADPFLLAESDEAKAQRAAAGVCSLRAQVERLRAELQRERRRGEEQRDSFEGERLAWQAEKEQVIRYQKQLQHNYIQMYRRNRQLEQELQQLSLELEARELADLGLAEPAPCICLEEITATEI, encoded by the exons ATGGCCATTGTGCAGACACTGCCAGTGCCCCTGGAACCCGCTCCTGAGGCCGCTACTGCCCCACAAGCACCAGCCATGGGCAGCGTGAGCAGCCTCATCTCAGGCCGGCCCTGCCCTGGGGGGCCGGCTCCTCCTCGCCACCATGGTCCCCCTGGACCCACCTTCTTCCGCCAGCAGGATGGGCTGTTGCGGGGCGGCTACGAAGCACAGGAGCCACTGTGCCCAGCTGTGCCCCCAAGGAAGGCTGTCCCTGGTACCAACTTTACCTATGTCAACGAGGACTTCCGGACAGAGTCACCCCCCAGCCCAAGCAGTGACCTTGAAGATGCCCGAGAGCAGCGGGCACGCAATGCCCACCTCCGTGGTCCCCCACCAAAGCTCATCCCTGTCTCTGGAAAACTAGAGAAG AACATGGAGAAAATTGTGATCCGCCCAACAGCCTTCAAGCCAGTGCTGCCCAAACCTCGAGGGGTACCATCCCTACCTAGCTTCCTGGGTCCTCGGGCCACCGGACCGTCGGGGAGCCAAGGCAGCCTAACGCAGCTGTTCGGGGGcccggcctcctcctcctcttcctcctcctcctcggctGCCGACAAACCCCTGATACTGAGTGGCTGGGCCAGCGGCTGCCCATCGGGGACTCTGTCTGACTCCGGCCGAAACTCATTGTCCAGCTTGCCCACTTACAGCACCGGGGGTGCCGAGCCGGCTACCAACTCCCCAGGTGGGCACCTGCCCTCCCACGGCCCTGGGCGGGGTGCCCTGCCGGGGCCAGCCCGAGGAGCCCCCACCGGGCCTTCCCACTCAGACAGCGGCCGTTCTTCCTCCAGCAAGAGCACAGGCTCCCTGGGGGGTCGCGTGGCTGGGGGACTCTTGGGCAGCGGTCCCCGGGCCTCCCCTGACAGCAGCTCTTGTGGGGAACGCTCCCCaccaccgcccccgccccctccacccccttcGGACGAGGCCCTGCTGCACTGTGTCCTGGAAGGAAAGCTCCGAGACCGGGAGACGGAGCTGCAGCAGCTGCGGGACAGTCTGGACGAGAGTGAGGTGACCATGTGCCAG GTGTACGAGGAGCGACAGCGGCATTGGCCCCGTGAGCGAGAGGCTCTGCGAGAGGATGGCGTGGCCCAGGCCCAGCGGGCCCAGCGGGCCCAACAGCTGCTGCAGCTTCAGGTGTTCCAGCTGCAGCAGGAGAAGCGGCAACTACAGGACGACTTCGCGCAGCTGCTGCAGGAACGCGAGCAGCTGGAGCGGCGCTGCGCCGCCTTCGAGCGGGAGCAACGGGAGCTCGGGCCACGGCTGGAGGAGACCAAGTGGGAG GTGTGCCAGAAGTCGGGTGAGATCTCCCTGCTGAAGCAGCAACTGAAGGAATCTCAGGCAGAGCTGGTACAGAAGGGCAGCGAGCTGGTGGCCCTGCGCGTGGCACTGCGGGAGGCCCGGGCAGCGCTTCGGGTCAGCGAGGGCCGGGCACGGGGCCTCCAGGAGGCAGCCCGAACACGGGAGCTGGAGCTGGAGGCCTGTTCCCAGGAGCTGCAGCGGCACCGTCAAGAGGCTGAGCGGCTGCGGGAGAAAGCTGGGCAGTTGGACAGTGAGGCCGCCGGACTCCGGGAACCCCCTGTGCCACCTGCTACTGCTGACCCATTCCTCCTGGCAGAGAGTGATGAGGCCAAGGCACAGCGGGCCGCCGCCGGGGTCTGCAGCCTGCGGGCCCAGGTGGAGCGGCTCCGGGCGGAGCTACAGCGGGAGCGGCGGCGAGGCGAGGAGCAGCGGGACAGCTTTGAGGGGGAGCGGCTGGCctggcaggcagagaaggagcaGGTGATCCGCTACCAGAAGCAGCTGCAGCACAACTACATCCAGATGTACCGACGTAACCGGCAGCTGGAGCAGGAGCTGCAGCAGCTCAGTCTGGAGCTGGAGGCCCGGGAACTCGCAGACCTGGGCCTGGCAGAGCCAGCGCCCTGCATCTGCCTGGAGGAGATCACTGCCACTGAAATCTAG
- the LZTS2 gene encoding leucine zipper putative tumor suppressor 2 isoform X2, with amino-acid sequence MAIVQTLPVPLEPAPEAATAPQAPAMGSVSSLISGRPCPGGPAPPRHHGPPGPTFFRQQDGLLRGGYEAQEPLCPAVPPRKAVPGTNFTYVNEDFRTESPPSPSSDLEDAREQRARNAHLRGPPPKLIPVSGKLEKNMEKIVIRPTAFKPVLPKPRGVPSLPSFLGPRATGPSGSQGSLTQLFGGPASSSSSSSSSAADKPLILSGWASGCPSGTLSDSGRNSLSSLPTYSTGGAEPATNSPGGHLPSHGPGRGALPGPARGAPTGPSHSDSGRSSSSKSTGSLGGRVAGGLLGSGPRASPDSSSCGERSPPPPPPPPPPSDEALLHCVLEGKLRDRETELQQLRDSLDESEVYEERQRHWPREREALREDGVAQAQRAQRAQQLLQLQVFQLQQEKRQLQDDFAQLLQEREQLERRCAAFEREQRELGPRLEETKWEVCQKSGEISLLKQQLKESQAELVQKGSELVALRVALREARAALRVSEGRARGLQEAARTRELELEACSQELQRHRQEAERLREKAGQLDSEAAGLREPPVPPATADPFLLAESDEAKAQRAAAGVCSLRAQVERLRAELQRERRRGEEQRDSFEGERLAWQAEKEQVIRYQKQLQHNYIQMYRRNRQLEQELQQLSLELEARELADLGLAEPAPCICLEEITATEI; translated from the exons ATGGCCATTGTGCAGACACTGCCAGTGCCCCTGGAACCCGCTCCTGAGGCCGCTACTGCCCCACAAGCACCAGCCATGGGCAGCGTGAGCAGCCTCATCTCAGGCCGGCCCTGCCCTGGGGGGCCGGCTCCTCCTCGCCACCATGGTCCCCCTGGACCCACCTTCTTCCGCCAGCAGGATGGGCTGTTGCGGGGCGGCTACGAAGCACAGGAGCCACTGTGCCCAGCTGTGCCCCCAAGGAAGGCTGTCCCTGGTACCAACTTTACCTATGTCAACGAGGACTTCCGGACAGAGTCACCCCCCAGCCCAAGCAGTGACCTTGAAGATGCCCGAGAGCAGCGGGCACGCAATGCCCACCTCCGTGGTCCCCCACCAAAGCTCATCCCTGTCTCTGGAAAACTAGAGAAG AACATGGAGAAAATTGTGATCCGCCCAACAGCCTTCAAGCCAGTGCTGCCCAAACCTCGAGGGGTACCATCCCTACCTAGCTTCCTGGGTCCTCGGGCCACCGGACCGTCGGGGAGCCAAGGCAGCCTAACGCAGCTGTTCGGGGGcccggcctcctcctcctcttcctcctcctcctcggctGCCGACAAACCCCTGATACTGAGTGGCTGGGCCAGCGGCTGCCCATCGGGGACTCTGTCTGACTCCGGCCGAAACTCATTGTCCAGCTTGCCCACTTACAGCACCGGGGGTGCCGAGCCGGCTACCAACTCCCCAGGTGGGCACCTGCCCTCCCACGGCCCTGGGCGGGGTGCCCTGCCGGGGCCAGCCCGAGGAGCCCCCACCGGGCCTTCCCACTCAGACAGCGGCCGTTCTTCCTCCAGCAAGAGCACAGGCTCCCTGGGGGGTCGCGTGGCTGGGGGACTCTTGGGCAGCGGTCCCCGGGCCTCCCCTGACAGCAGCTCTTGTGGGGAACGCTCCCCaccaccgcccccgccccctccacccccttcGGACGAGGCCCTGCTGCACTGTGTCCTGGAAGGAAAGCTCCGAGACCGGGAGACGGAGCTGCAGCAGCTGCGGGACAGTCTGGACGAGAGTGAG GTGTACGAGGAGCGACAGCGGCATTGGCCCCGTGAGCGAGAGGCTCTGCGAGAGGATGGCGTGGCCCAGGCCCAGCGGGCCCAGCGGGCCCAACAGCTGCTGCAGCTTCAGGTGTTCCAGCTGCAGCAGGAGAAGCGGCAACTACAGGACGACTTCGCGCAGCTGCTGCAGGAACGCGAGCAGCTGGAGCGGCGCTGCGCCGCCTTCGAGCGGGAGCAACGGGAGCTCGGGCCACGGCTGGAGGAGACCAAGTGGGAG GTGTGCCAGAAGTCGGGTGAGATCTCCCTGCTGAAGCAGCAACTGAAGGAATCTCAGGCAGAGCTGGTACAGAAGGGCAGCGAGCTGGTGGCCCTGCGCGTGGCACTGCGGGAGGCCCGGGCAGCGCTTCGGGTCAGCGAGGGCCGGGCACGGGGCCTCCAGGAGGCAGCCCGAACACGGGAGCTGGAGCTGGAGGCCTGTTCCCAGGAGCTGCAGCGGCACCGTCAAGAGGCTGAGCGGCTGCGGGAGAAAGCTGGGCAGTTGGACAGTGAGGCCGCCGGACTCCGGGAACCCCCTGTGCCACCTGCTACTGCTGACCCATTCCTCCTGGCAGAGAGTGATGAGGCCAAGGCACAGCGGGCCGCCGCCGGGGTCTGCAGCCTGCGGGCCCAGGTGGAGCGGCTCCGGGCGGAGCTACAGCGGGAGCGGCGGCGAGGCGAGGAGCAGCGGGACAGCTTTGAGGGGGAGCGGCTGGCctggcaggcagagaaggagcaGGTGATCCGCTACCAGAAGCAGCTGCAGCACAACTACATCCAGATGTACCGACGTAACCGGCAGCTGGAGCAGGAGCTGCAGCAGCTCAGTCTGGAGCTGGAGGCCCGGGAACTCGCAGACCTGGGCCTGGCAGAGCCAGCGCCCTGCATCTGCCTGGAGGAGATCACTGCCACTGAAATCTAG